Proteins encoded by one window of Arachis hypogaea cultivar Tifrunner chromosome 1, arahy.Tifrunner.gnm2.J5K5, whole genome shotgun sequence:
- the LOC112792357 gene encoding uncharacterized protein, whose amino-acid sequence MGGHGGLNILPQKRWNVYNYENREKVRRDEEQATRDEQIKRDEVRKRDAEFRLERLRTAKGLAPLVKAKAEEEKEEEGEEEPESNNSGNNGHINLFEGIKIFDPVRGTEKRKELLGEREGWKKEKRMKKEEGKSSGVAVGPEDDKYRLGYGVAGKGVKMPWYLEKRNGDDEKGGGDDSDGKVKNENNKKKKNGRKTLEELREERLKREKREKERERVLIGEKGRSSSSHSEPRSDRDVYGNKKFNRR is encoded by the exons ATGGGAGGCCATGGTGGCCTCAACATTCTCCCGCAGAAGCGGTGGAACGTCTACAACTACGAGAACAGGGAAAAGGTCCGCCGCGACGAGGAGCAAGCCACCAGAGACGAGCAGATCAAGCGCGACGAGGTCAGAAAGCGCGATGCCGAGTTCCGCCTCGAGCGCCTCCGCACCGCCAAGGGTTTGGCTCCTCTCGTTAAGGCCAAGGCagaggaagagaaggaggaggaaggagaagaagaaccgGAATCGAATAATTCGGGTAACAACGGACACATTAACTTGTTCGAGGGGATTAAGATTTTCGATCCTGTACGAGGAACCGAGAAGAGGAAGGAGTTGTTGGGGGAAAGGGAAGggtggaagaaggagaagaggatgaagaaagaagaagggaagTCCTCGGGGGTGGCGGTGGGTCCCGAGGATGACAAGTATAGGTTAGGGTATGGGGTAGCAGGGAAGGGTGTGAAGATGCCTTGGTATCTTGAGAAGCGGAATGGCGATGATGAGAAGGGTGGTGGGGATGATAGTGAtggaaaagtgaagaatgagaacaacaagaagaagaagaatgggaggaaGACTTTGGAGGAGTTGAGGGAAGAGAGGTTGAAGAGGGAGAAGCGCGAGAAGGAGCGCGAGAGGGTGTTGATCGGGGAGAAGGGCCGCAGCAGCAGCAGCCATAGTGAGCCCCGCAGTGATAGAGATGTGTATGGGAACAAGAAGTTTAACAG GCGATAA
- the LOC112792354 gene encoding glycerophosphodiester phosphodiesterase GDPD1, chloroplastic, with product MALKLLPVSQIPSLDLCCSSRSPREVEMEQRRFEVAKFAVIGHRGSGMNDLQSLDQRMRAIKENSIVSFKAASNLALDFIEFDVQVTKDNCPVIFHDDHIFCEENGTVFGEKVTELTLSEFLSCGPQRDKKGKTLLRKTEEGKLVKWNVEQDDSLCTLHEAFVNVNPSLGFNIELKFDDYIVYEQGYLVHVLHSILKVVFEHGKNRPIIFSTFQPDAAILVRKLQSTYPVFFLTEGGCELYQDVRRNSLEEALKLCTEHGLQGIVSEVKGIFRNPEAVRKIKECSNKLSLFTYGKLNNVPEAVYMQHLMGIDGVIVDFVKEIAELVLDINGQGMEEMLQAKNFKPQFSQQELSFLLKLIPELIQI from the exons ATGGCTCTCAAGCTTCTCCCGGTCTCTCAAATCCCTTCCTTAGATCTATGCTGCTCAAGTCGTTCCCCTAGAG AGGTGGAGATGGAGCAAAGGAGGTTTGAGGTGGCGAAGTTTGCGGTGATCGGACACCGGGGAAGTGGCATGAACGATTTGCAGTCATTAGATCAGAGAATGAGAGCTATCAAAGAAAACTCCATTGTTTCCTTCAAAGCTGCATCTAACTTAGCCCTTGACTTCATCGAATTCGACGTGCAAGTCACGAAAGATAACTGTCCCGTTATCTTCCACGACGACCACATCTTCTGTGAAGAAAACGGCACTGTGTTTGGGGAGAAAGTTACGGAATTGACCCTCTCCGAGTTCCTCTCTTGCGGTCCTCAGAGGGACAAGAAAGGAAAAACCCTGCTTAGGAAAACTGAAGAGGGGAAGCTAGTCAAGTGGAACGTGGAACAAGATGACTCACTCTGCACACTCCATGAAGCTTTCGTTAATGTCAATCCTTCTTTGGGTTTCAACATTGAGTTGAAGTTTGATGACTACATTGTTTATGAACAAGGATATCTTGTCCATGTTCTTCACTCCATCTTGAAG GTTGTGTTTGAGCATGGCAAGAATAGGCCAATCATATTCTCAACTTTTCAGCCAGATGCAgcaatacttgtaagaaaattgCAAAGCACGTACCCTGTATTCTTCTTAACTGAAGGAGGATGTGAACTCTATCAAGATGTGAGAAGAAATTCATTAGAGGAGGCTCTGAAGCTTTGCACAGAACATGGATTGCAAGGAATAGTCTCTGAAGTCAAAGGAATATTTAGAAACCCTGAAGCTGTGAGAAAGATCAAGGAATGTTCTAATAAGCTTTCTCTCTTTACATATGGGAAATTAAACAATGTTCCTGAAGCAGTTTACATGCAACATCTAATGGGGATTGATGGTGtcattgttgattttgttaagGAAATAGCAGAGTTAGTTCTTGATATAAATGGTCAAGGGATGGAGGAAATGTTGCAAGCGAAGAACTTCAAGCCTCAATTCTCACAGCAAgagctttcttttcttttgaagcTTATTCCAGAATTGATTCAAATTTGA
- the LOC112792367 gene encoding internal alternative NAD(P)H-ubiquinone oxidoreductase A1, mitochondrial isoform X2 yields the protein MTLFVSHRVTTWFSLLYWLQHVLEHLNLDLWLNPLEGSNQLFLENPVLISSLPIVLPLIHITIWYIMVQCETVTDGEETIDPWKFSISYDKLVIALGSKPSTFGIQGVKEYAIFLREVYHAQEIRRKLLLNLMLSDVPGITEEEKRRLLHCVVVGGGPTGVEFSGELSDFIMKDVQQRYAHVKDYIRVTLIEANEILSSFDDRLRRYATNQLTKSGVRLVRGIVKDVKAQKIILSDGTEVPYGLLVWSTGVSPAPIIQSLDLPKEPSGRIGVDEWLRVPSVQDVFSIGDCCGFLETTGRQTLPALAQVAERQGKYLAELLNRIGKEGAGHANSAKEIEFGDPFVYKHLGSMATIGRYKALVDLRQSKEAKGLSLAGFLSFFIWRSAYITRVISWRNRFYVFINWVTTLIFGRDISRL from the exons ATGTGTTGGAACACTTGAATTTAGATCTGTGGCTGAACCCATTGGAAGGATCCAACCAGCTCTTTCTAGAGAACCCGGTTCTTATTTCTTCCTTGCCAATTGTACTGCCATTGATACACATAACCATATGGTATATTATG GTTCAATGTGAGACAGTGACTGATGGTGAAGAAACAATAGATCCCTGGAAGTTTTCAATCTCATATGACAAGCTCGTAATCGCATTAGGATCGAAACCGTCCACTTTCGGAATCCAAGGAGTCAAAGAATATGCGATTTTCCTGCGCGAGGTTTATCACGCGCAGGAAATTCGGCGAAAGCTCCTCCTTAACTTGATGTTGTCAGACGTTCCTG GAATCACGGAAGAAGAAAAACGGAGGCTTTTGCATTGTGTAGTTGTGGGAGGGGGTCCAACTGGAGTTGAATTCAGTGGTGAACTCAGTGATTTCATCATGAAAGATGTTCAACAAAGATATGCTCATGTCAAGGATTACATTCGTGTTACTCTAATTGAG GCAAATGAAATATTGTCTTCGTTCGATGATCGATTGAGACGCTATGCTACGAACCAATTGACAAAG TCAGGAGTTCGTCTTGTTCGCGGCATAGTGAAAGATGTGAAAGCTCAGAAGATAATACTAAGTGATGGCACTGAGGTTCCTTATGGTTTGTTGGTATGGTCTACTGGTGTTTCCCCTGCTCCTATTATTCAATCTTTGGATCTCCCTAAAGAACCTTCTGGAAG GATTGGTGTTGACGAGTGGCTTCGTGTTCCTTCGGTTCAAGATGTCTTCTCAATTGGTGATTGCTGTGGATTTCTCGAAACCACAGGTAGACAAACACTCCCTGCATTGGCACAA GTAGCAGAGAGACAAGGAAAATATCTAGCAGAACTATTAAACAGAATTGGAAAAGAAGGTGCAGGGCATGCAAACAGTGCAAAAGAAATAGAATTTGGAGATCCATTTGTTTATAAGCACCTTGGAAGCATGGCAACTATTGGAAGATACAAGGCCTTAGTTGATCTTAGGCAGAGCAAG GAGGCAAAAGGGTTATCTCTGGCAGGGTTTCTGAGTTTTTTCATTTGGCGCTCCGCGTATATTACACGTGTCATCAGCTGGAGAAACAGATTTTATGTATTCATCAATTGGGTGACAACTCTTATATTTGGCCGTGACATAAGCAGATTatga